In Humulus lupulus chromosome 6, drHumLupu1.1, whole genome shotgun sequence, a single genomic region encodes these proteins:
- the LOC133785512 gene encoding uncharacterized protein LOC133785512 → MEYRTRLLQLGTTQYNFKFHPLCKSLKITNLCFADDLIIFCKANKDSIQCVKQIVEDFCSSTGLKANHIKSHVYFGGVPNIEKGHLLQVLQIKEGIFPLNYLGVPMRLTKWKAVDCDVILKKIKLRLHTWASRHLSYAGRTQLITSVLLGLRNYWMNILMLPQSVVKEVDKLCMWFLWGNNGT, encoded by the coding sequence ATGGAATATCGCACCCGGTTACTTCAGCTAGGAACTACTCAGTATAATTTCAAGTTCCATCCTTTGTGTAAAAGCCTCAAGATAACTAACCTCTGTTTTGCTGATGATTTAATTATCTTCTGTAAAGCTAATAAAGACTCAATTCAATGTGTTAAGCAGATTGTTGAGGACTTCTGTAGTAGTACAGGGCTGAAGGCTAATCACATCAAATCACATGTCTATTTTGGAGGTGTTCCGAATATAGAGAAGGGTCATTTGCTTCAGGTTTTGCAGATTAAAGAGGGAATATTTCCTCTTAATTATCTTGGGGTTCCTATGAGGCTAACAAAATGGAAAGCGGTAGATTGTGATGTGATCCTAAAAAAGATTAAGCTTAGGCTTCACACATGGGCTAGTAGGCACCTCTCTTATGCAGGGAGGACCCAACTCATTACTTCTGTCCTTTTGGGTTTGCGTAACTATTGGATGAATATCCTCATGCTCCCACAAAGTGTAGTTAAGGAGGTTGATAAACTTTGCATGTGGTTCCTGTGGGGTAACAATGGAACCTGA